The following proteins are encoded in a genomic region of Mahella australiensis 50-1 BON:
- a CDS encoding sigma 54-interacting transcriptional regulator: MGLEIVRTEPNKCRQCYSCVRNCPVKAVRIKDGQAEIIQTRCIQCGNCIKHCSQNAKKVISGIENTSGFLNSRYYTVACLAPSFIASFYPATPLQVVAATKKLGFAEVWEVAAGAEIVARHTQAFLSQHKQGTYINTACPALVNLIERHYPALIPYLSPIVSPMIATGMMIRYALRHKNNVRIVFIGPCIAKKDEIHRLEFDGTIDDVLTFDELKQMFNDRNINISTCHEEAWDSPAVSKGRLLPLPSGFSKNIKPAHGQMAIDSKENILGLVKNFNSFGAYFIDALLCHGCIEGPKIDSPLPVYQRGILIDQYSRYDMPTDNDMTLEEIYKKISDRLYRNYENKAALLPYPSEREIQQILASTGKCSLSDELNCGACGYDSCRDKAIAVYQGIAEIEMCLPYLINRKNALLSQLSDKLNEISSLNNELNGLVECSYDGMMMTDGQGNILRTNSAWKRIVGILDEQLPDNVAELENKRIIYPSATLLAIKEKRRITVLQQCQSGRQLIATANPISDENGQITRVVVNIRAIDELNKLQNKWVNYNDNSSSADTVKNTVPALIGNSPSFIKALNIAYEVADVDSTVLLLGETGVGKDIIAHFIHNTGSRKNGPFVKINCGAIPETLIESELFGYETGAFTGAKRDGKQGLFEAADHGILFLDEIAELPMAMQVKLLQAIQEKKITRIGGIKPLDVDVRIIAATNKDLATMVKQGTFRADLYYRINVVPITIPPLRERIEDIVPLAQYFVKQFSDKYNIDKQLSIDAYAALNEYDWPGNVRELENIIERLMVTTKGDIITSEDIWTCIGEQPSARSTVKVNDIMPIKEAVEEVERQLLQMAHKRYKSTYKMAECLDIDQSTIVRKLKKYQN, encoded by the coding sequence ATGGGATTAGAAATAGTAAGGACGGAACCTAACAAATGCCGGCAATGTTATTCGTGTGTTAGAAACTGTCCGGTCAAAGCTGTCAGGATCAAAGACGGACAGGCCGAAATAATTCAAACAAGATGCATACAGTGCGGCAATTGTATAAAACATTGCAGCCAAAACGCCAAAAAGGTCATAAGCGGCATAGAAAACACTTCTGGTTTTCTGAATAGCAGATATTATACCGTGGCATGCCTTGCGCCATCTTTTATAGCATCGTTTTATCCGGCCACACCATTACAGGTAGTAGCAGCCACCAAAAAGCTGGGTTTTGCTGAAGTATGGGAGGTAGCAGCCGGTGCCGAAATAGTAGCAAGGCATACCCAAGCATTTCTATCGCAGCATAAGCAAGGTACCTATATAAACACTGCCTGTCCAGCTTTGGTAAACCTTATAGAAAGGCATTATCCTGCGCTCATACCATATCTTAGCCCGATTGTATCGCCTATGATAGCCACTGGCATGATGATACGCTATGCATTAAGGCATAAAAATAACGTGAGGATCGTATTCATAGGTCCGTGTATAGCTAAAAAGGACGAGATTCACCGCCTTGAATTCGACGGCACAATAGATGATGTTTTAACCTTTGATGAGCTCAAACAAATGTTCAATGATCGTAATATAAACATTTCTACATGCCATGAAGAGGCATGGGATAGCCCTGCCGTATCTAAAGGGCGTCTTTTACCGCTGCCCAGCGGTTTTAGCAAAAATATAAAACCGGCACACGGTCAAATGGCTATAGATAGTAAAGAGAATATATTAGGATTAGTAAAAAACTTCAATTCTTTCGGAGCATACTTTATAGACGCTCTTTTGTGTCACGGATGCATAGAAGGTCCCAAAATCGACAGCCCTTTGCCCGTTTATCAACGTGGGATATTGATAGATCAATACAGTCGCTACGATATGCCGACAGACAATGACATGACTTTGGAAGAAATATACAAAAAAATATCTGATAGATTATATAGAAACTATGAAAATAAAGCAGCTTTGCTACCTTATCCAAGCGAGCGAGAAATACAGCAGATATTGGCCAGCACTGGCAAATGCTCATTATCAGATGAATTAAACTGCGGAGCCTGCGGCTACGATTCCTGCCGCGACAAAGCTATAGCGGTTTATCAGGGTATTGCTGAGATAGAGATGTGCCTTCCATACCTGATAAACCGAAAGAACGCCTTACTAAGCCAATTATCGGATAAATTAAATGAGATATCCTCATTAAACAACGAGCTAAACGGCTTGGTTGAATGCTCATATGATGGCATGATGATGACTGACGGGCAAGGAAATATACTGCGCACAAATTCTGCCTGGAAACGCATAGTGGGTATATTGGATGAACAACTGCCCGATAATGTCGCGGAGCTTGAGAATAAAAGGATCATATACCCATCAGCCACATTATTGGCTATAAAAGAGAAACGCCGTATAACCGTTCTGCAACAATGCCAAAGCGGCCGTCAGTTGATAGCAACGGCAAATCCCATATCGGATGAAAACGGCCAGATAACACGTGTGGTAGTAAATATAAGGGCTATAGACGAACTGAATAAGCTGCAAAACAAATGGGTGAATTATAACGATAACTCTTCAAGTGCCGATACCGTTAAAAATACTGTCCCTGCGCTTATAGGTAACAGCCCTTCTTTTATAAAAGCCTTAAATATAGCATACGAAGTGGCTGATGTCGATTCCACTGTATTGCTTTTAGGTGAAACCGGTGTAGGAAAGGATATAATAGCCCATTTCATACACAATACCGGCTCACGAAAGAATGGCCCTTTTGTAAAGATAAACTGCGGTGCCATACCCGAGACGCTCATAGAGTCCGAATTATTCGGCTACGAAACCGGTGCGTTTACAGGAGCCAAGCGCGACGGTAAACAAGGGCTCTTTGAAGCGGCCGACCATGGCATATTGTTTCTGGACGAGATAGCCGAGCTGCCTATGGCCATGCAGGTAAAACTATTGCAAGCCATCCAAGAGAAAAAAATAACGCGTATAGGCGGCATCAAACCATTAGATGTAGATGTTCGGATAATAGCGGCCACCAACAAGGACCTAGCGACCATGGTAAAACAAGGTACGTTCAGGGCCGACCTCTATTATAGAATAAACGTGGTACCCATAACCATACCCCCGCTGCGTGAACGTATAGAAGATATAGTGCCATTGGCCCAATATTTTGTCAAGCAGTTCAGCGACAAATACAATATCGATAAACAACTTTCCATAGACGCATATGCAGCCCTCAATGAATATGATTGGCCGGGCAACGTGCGCGAGCTGGAGAATATCATAGAACGGCTGATGGTGACCACTAAGGGCGATATAATAACCTCAGAAGACATATGGACTTGCATCGGAGAACAACCATCCGCACGATCCACTGTAAAAGTAAACGACATAATGCCTATCAAAGAAGCTGTCGAAGAAGTTGAGCGCCAATTACTGCAGATGGCTCATAAACGCTATAAAAGCACCTATAAAATGGCCGAGTGCCTGGATATTGACCAATCCACCATAGTGCGCAAGCTCAAAAAATACCAAAACTAA
- a CDS encoding ISNCY family transposase, which yields MTESEMQKLVVINKVIDGTLTASEAAQVLDLSVRQIFRLKKGVKEQGASFVIHKNRGRKPANALSDELVNHILTLRKEKYFDTNFSHFRDLLEDDKGIILSNSSVYRILDNAGIQSPRKHRRPRKIHARRERMPQAGMLVQIDCTSFEWIPSVGNMALHGAIDDATGQVLALYFTENECMNGYFELMRTIIGQYGIPISLYADKHTIFASPNKGKISIEEQLEGKVVNETQFQMAMSTLGISIINARSPQAKGRVERLWNTLQDRLRAELRIYGIDSMEKANEFLPKFLERYNKRFAIEPQDPEPAFRELPPDIDLDNILCVKLSRKVDNGGVFSLHSQYYQVVCDDGKTVAPIVPRAKITVLTSPRIGIRVQYGNNIYAVKKLDEPPKKAQKANKASSSSTAKPYKPSPTHPWKQGWQKAPSYWYEESDREILEALYNSSRAWH from the coding sequence ATGACAGAGAGCGAAATGCAAAAACTTGTTGTTATTAATAAAGTCATCGATGGGACGTTAACCGCAAGTGAAGCTGCGCAGGTTTTAGACCTCAGTGTTCGTCAAATATTTAGACTTAAGAAGGGGGTTAAAGAACAAGGTGCGTCTTTCGTTATTCATAAGAACAGAGGCCGTAAACCTGCTAATGCTTTAAGCGATGAGCTAGTAAACCATATCCTCACTTTGAGGAAGGAAAAGTATTTTGATACGAATTTCTCTCATTTTAGAGATTTGCTTGAGGATGATAAGGGTATTATTCTTAGTAATTCCTCGGTTTATAGAATCCTTGATAATGCCGGTATTCAAAGCCCTAGAAAGCATAGACGCCCTCGTAAGATTCATGCTAGAAGGGAACGTATGCCTCAGGCTGGCATGTTGGTGCAAATCGATTGCACCTCTTTTGAATGGATTCCTTCTGTAGGTAATATGGCTCTCCACGGTGCCATAGACGATGCCACCGGTCAGGTCCTCGCGCTCTATTTTACTGAAAACGAGTGCATGAATGGCTATTTTGAGCTCATGCGTACCATCATTGGCCAATATGGTATCCCTATATCTCTATATGCCGATAAGCATACTATATTTGCTTCTCCTAATAAGGGTAAAATCTCTATCGAGGAGCAGCTTGAGGGTAAAGTGGTAAATGAAACCCAGTTCCAAATGGCTATGAGTACATTGGGTATATCTATCATTAATGCCAGGTCCCCTCAGGCTAAGGGCCGCGTAGAGAGGCTATGGAATACTTTGCAGGATAGGCTCAGGGCAGAATTGAGGATTTATGGCATTGATTCTATGGAAAAGGCCAATGAGTTTTTGCCTAAGTTCCTGGAGAGATATAATAAAAGGTTCGCCATAGAGCCTCAAGATCCCGAGCCTGCTTTTAGAGAATTACCGCCGGATATCGACTTAGATAATATACTTTGTGTTAAGTTATCTAGAAAAGTTGATAATGGCGGCGTATTTTCTCTACACAGCCAATATTATCAAGTTGTATGTGATGATGGCAAAACCGTTGCACCTATCGTTCCTAGAGCTAAGATAACGGTTCTTACCAGCCCTAGGATAGGTATACGGGTGCAGTATGGCAATAATATATATGCTGTGAAAAAGCTCGATGAACCGCCTAAGAAAGCTCAGAAAGCTAATAAGGCAAGTTCATCGAGCACAGCTAAGCCTTATAAGCCTTCTCCCACTCATCCTTGGAAACAAGGTTGGCAGAAGGCGCCATCATATTGGTATGAGGAATCAGACAGAGAGATTTTAGAGGCTCTGTATAATTCCTCACGCGCCTGGCACTAG
- a CDS encoding homocysteine synthase, translated as MSDKKWGFNTLALHAGQQPDPVTGAMAVPIYQTTSYVFKDSDHAARLFSLEESGNIYTRMMNPTTDVFEKRMAALEGGIGALALASGSAAITMAIMNIASNGDEVVSASTLYGGTYNLFASTLPRYGIKVRFVDSDDPENFRKAVNEHTKAFFAETLGNPNINVLDIEAVAKIAHEVGVPLIVDNTFASPYLCRPIEFGADIVVHSATKYIGGHGTSIGGIIVDSGNFNWDNGRFPNLVEPDESYHGISYVKDIGAAAYITKARVQLLRDMGSCISPFNSFLMLQGLETLPLRMERHVSNALAVASYLEGNPAVSWVNYPSLSSSKYHALAQKYTPKGAGAIFTFGLNGGIKAGKRFIDSLKLFSLLANVGDAKSLVIHPASTTHQQLSREEQLAAGVTEDMVRVSIGIEDVKDIIEDLDQAIKASQSI; from the coding sequence ATGTCAGATAAAAAATGGGGCTTTAATACGTTGGCGCTGCATGCCGGACAACAACCGGATCCGGTTACGGGAGCGATGGCTGTGCCGATATATCAGACTACGTCGTATGTTTTTAAGGATTCGGATCATGCAGCCAGGTTGTTCTCATTGGAGGAGTCGGGAAATATTTATACGCGCATGATGAATCCCACCACAGATGTATTCGAAAAACGCATGGCCGCGCTGGAGGGGGGTATCGGAGCTTTAGCATTAGCATCGGGTTCAGCGGCCATTACCATGGCTATAATGAATATAGCTAGTAACGGCGATGAGGTAGTGTCTGCCAGTACGCTGTATGGCGGTACATATAATCTATTCGCTTCTACGCTTCCCAGATATGGGATAAAGGTTCGGTTTGTGGATTCTGATGATCCTGAAAACTTCAGAAAGGCTGTCAACGAGCATACCAAAGCGTTCTTTGCGGAGACACTGGGGAATCCTAATATAAATGTGCTGGATATAGAGGCTGTGGCCAAGATAGCCCACGAAGTGGGAGTACCTCTTATAGTAGATAATACTTTTGCTTCACCGTATTTGTGTAGGCCGATCGAATTTGGCGCCGATATAGTCGTGCATTCGGCAACTAAATATATAGGCGGGCACGGTACGTCCATAGGCGGCATAATAGTAGATTCGGGAAATTTCAATTGGGACAACGGGCGATTCCCAAATTTAGTAGAACCGGATGAAAGCTATCATGGTATAAGCTATGTAAAAGATATAGGTGCAGCAGCTTATATAACAAAAGCCCGCGTTCAGCTCCTCAGGGATATGGGGTCGTGCATAAGCCCGTTTAATTCCTTTTTAATGCTGCAAGGCCTGGAGACGTTGCCATTGCGTATGGAAAGGCATGTTTCCAATGCTCTAGCCGTGGCAAGTTATCTAGAGGGGAATCCGGCCGTATCATGGGTAAACTATCCTTCGCTGTCGTCCAGTAAGTATCACGCACTGGCTCAGAAATATACGCCTAAAGGAGCCGGCGCCATTTTTACATTCGGGCTAAACGGTGGCATAAAAGCAGGCAAAAGATTTATAGATAGCCTCAAACTGTTCTCATTATTGGCCAATGTAGGCGATGCTAAGTCGCTGGTTATACACCCGGCCAGCACCACTCATCAACAGCTTTCACGTGAGGAACAGCTTGCTGCCGGTGTTACCGAGGATATGGTGCGTGTATCTATAGGCATCGAAGATGTGAAAGATATTATAGAAGATCTGGATCAAGCTATAAAGGCTTCTCAAAGCATATAG
- the metX gene encoding homoserine O-acetyltransferase MetX — translation MYRQEYTFAYPPDLFVLESGQKLGPITVVYETYGALNADKSNIILVEHALTGDSHIARHSEHDSRKGWWEQMLGTGLPLDPEKYFIICANVLGGCQGTTGPSSISPATGRPYGMRFPVITIRDMVRVQKKLLEYMGIEHVMAVIGGSMGGMQALEWAVLYPDFIDGIFPIATPGKLYPQAIGFNYIMRRTIMLDPKWNNGDYYEIGEQPALGLGIARMLGMMTYQSDESMRRKFGRMIGRGRERFGIKHLKDPTIKFDVETYLDYQGEKLVRRFDANSYIYLSRAMDLFDLSMGYKSMEEALSRIICKVKIMGISSDILFPKHQQLELIKKMRGLGIDATYVELTSIYGHDSFLIEYEKLKPIIQRFLLSLRNSKKKKLFSFM, via the coding sequence TTGTATAGACAGGAATACACATTTGCATACCCGCCGGATTTGTTTGTGCTGGAAAGCGGCCAAAAGCTTGGCCCTATTACCGTGGTATATGAAACATACGGCGCTTTAAATGCCGATAAAAGCAATATAATATTGGTTGAGCATGCATTGACAGGAGATTCGCATATAGCCCGCCATTCGGAACATGATTCGAGAAAGGGGTGGTGGGAGCAGATGCTGGGCACAGGCCTCCCGCTGGATCCTGAAAAATACTTTATAATATGCGCCAACGTTTTGGGAGGGTGCCAAGGCACTACAGGACCTTCATCTATCAGTCCCGCTACCGGTAGGCCATATGGCATGCGCTTTCCCGTAATTACTATTCGTGATATGGTAAGGGTACAGAAAAAGCTTTTGGAGTATATGGGCATAGAGCATGTTATGGCCGTAATAGGCGGTTCAATGGGTGGTATGCAGGCGCTGGAGTGGGCTGTATTATATCCTGATTTTATTGACGGTATTTTCCCTATAGCCACTCCGGGCAAACTTTATCCGCAAGCCATAGGGTTTAATTATATAATGCGTAGGACCATTATGTTGGATCCTAAGTGGAATAACGGCGATTATTACGAAATAGGTGAACAACCGGCTTTGGGTTTAGGCATTGCACGCATGCTGGGCATGATGACTTATCAGAGCGATGAGTCGATGAGACGAAAGTTTGGTCGAATGATAGGAAGGGGAAGGGAACGTTTCGGTATAAAGCACTTAAAAGACCCTACTATTAAGTTCGATGTGGAAACATATCTCGATTATCAAGGGGAAAAACTGGTAAGGCGTTTTGATGCTAATTCATATATTTATTTGTCGCGGGCTATGGACTTATTTGATCTGAGCATGGGATATAAAAGTATGGAAGAAGCGCTGTCGCGTATAATATGTAAGGTTAAAATCATGGGTATAAGCTCGGATATATTGTTTCCGAAACATCAGCAATTGGAACTGATAAAAAAAATGCGCGGCTTGGGGATAGATGCCACTTATGTGGAGTTAACGTCAATATACGGGCATGATTCATTCCTCATAGAATACGAAAAACTCAAGCCGATAATACAAAGGTTCTTATTGAGCCTGAGAAACAGTAAAAAGAAAAAGCTATTTTCTTTTATGTAA
- a CDS encoding aminotransferase class I/II-fold pyridoxal phosphate-dependent enzyme: MLGNTKDLLKSTYKLSERIFALCQQAEDDIACLFKNIGEIRAYNQYKVIDAMQRERVGERFFAATSGYGYDDQGRDTLERIYARIFETEDAIVRPQIASGTHAISLCLYGLLRPGDTMLSITGRPYDTLQEVIGINGMGPGSLKEWGILYEEVELLDDGSFDTEGIKRAIIDHTPKVIAIQRSRGYQWRKSIDVSTIGSVIQFMRDLGCNAAIVVDNCYGEFTELLEPTQVGADIAAGSLIKNPGGGIAPTGGYIVGKSDMIGRIAYSLTAPGIGKEVGSYAGGYRNFYQGLFMAPHVVGEALKGAILAGRIFELLEYGVFPSSNDRRTDIIQSIRFEEADKLKAFCRGIQKAGPVDSFVVPEPWDMPGYEHQVIMAAGTFVQGASIELSADGPMRPPYIGHLQGGLTYDHVKLGLMLALKEMGI, from the coding sequence ATGTTAGGCAATACCAAAGATTTATTGAAAAGCACATATAAGTTAAGCGAACGCATATTCGCGCTATGTCAACAGGCTGAGGATGATATAGCATGTTTATTTAAAAATATAGGCGAGATCCGAGCTTATAACCAGTATAAGGTTATAGATGCCATGCAGCGTGAAAGGGTAGGGGAGAGATTTTTCGCGGCTACCAGCGGCTATGGTTATGATGATCAAGGCAGGGATACGCTGGAGCGAATATATGCTCGTATCTTTGAAACGGAGGATGCAATTGTGCGTCCGCAGATAGCGTCGGGTACACATGCTATATCGCTGTGCCTATATGGATTGCTTAGGCCGGGGGATACGATGCTTTCTATAACCGGTCGTCCTTATGACACACTGCAGGAGGTCATAGGTATAAACGGCATGGGCCCCGGTTCGCTTAAAGAGTGGGGCATATTATATGAAGAGGTAGAATTATTAGACGACGGCTCATTTGACACTGAAGGGATAAAAAGAGCTATAATCGATCATACACCTAAAGTTATAGCTATACAGCGCTCACGCGGCTATCAATGGCGAAAATCTATAGATGTAAGCACTATAGGAAGTGTTATACAATTTATGCGTGATTTGGGGTGTAATGCTGCTATAGTAGTAGATAACTGCTATGGAGAATTTACTGAACTTTTGGAACCAACGCAGGTGGGTGCTGATATAGCTGCCGGCTCTCTCATAAAAAATCCCGGCGGCGGTATAGCGCCAACAGGAGGGTATATCGTCGGCAAAAGCGATATGATAGGGCGTATAGCATATAGCCTTACGGCTCCGGGCATAGGCAAAGAGGTGGGTTCATACGCCGGCGGATACCGAAATTTCTATCAGGGGCTTTTTATGGCGCCGCATGTCGTGGGCGAGGCATTAAAGGGTGCCATACTGGCCGGCCGCATATTTGAATTATTGGAATACGGCGTTTTTCCTTCCAGCAATGATCGACGCACCGATATCATACAGTCCATCCGTTTTGAAGAGGCTGACAAGCTCAAGGCCTTTTGCAGAGGCATACAGAAAGCAGGGCCAGTGGATAGTTTCGTTGTACCCGAACCATGGGATATGCCTGGATATGAACATCAGGTTATAATGGCAGCCGGCACTTTTGTGCAGGGGGCATCTATAGAACTCAGCGCCGACGGCCCCATGCGGCCGCCGTATATAGGCCATTTACAAGGCGGTCTTACTTACGATCATGTAAAATTAGGACTCATGCTTGCATTAAAAGAGATGGGAATATAA
- a CDS encoding YHS domain-containing protein codes for MAKDPVCGMMVDEKKAAATSIYNGVTYYFCSKHCKMEFDENPTKYIDASDNK; via the coding sequence ATGGCCAAAGATCCAGTGTGCGGCATGATGGTGGATGAAAAGAAAGCAGCCGCCACTTCTATATACAATGGTGTTACTTATTATTTTTGCTCCAAACATTGCAAAATGGAGTTCGACGAGAACCCTACTAAATACATTGATGCATCGGACAATAAATAA
- a CDS encoding AAA family ATPase: MVTRRLSDNELLIIQKVERREITPSDAIRYIYGREQYTYDINSLEIAEAKKELFSLIGLENIKKLVEELQAYINIQQRRKMEGMAHDAMTLHMIFKGNPGTGKTIVARLLGKMLHGMGILRVGHIIEVERADLVGEYIGHTAQKVREQVKKASGGVLFIDEAYSLARGGERDFGKEAIDTLVKEMEDNKDDLIVILAGYKDEMDYFIRMNPGLRSRFPIQMEFKDYTLDELVQIAELMFAKRQYSLSLDGRNKLYLLLAKKRSNDDQRLGNARLVRNLVENAIRKQAVRLHKQSRISKNDLIIIRKEDIEEVDMWS, encoded by the coding sequence ATGGTGACAAGGCGTTTGAGTGATAATGAACTCCTGATAATACAAAAGGTGGAACGTAGAGAGATAACGCCATCCGACGCCATTAGGTATATTTATGGACGTGAGCAGTATACATACGATATAAATAGTTTGGAAATAGCAGAAGCCAAAAAGGAGCTTTTTTCACTTATAGGACTAGAGAATATAAAAAAATTAGTGGAAGAGCTCCAGGCTTATATAAATATACAGCAACGACGTAAAATGGAGGGTATGGCACATGATGCCATGACTTTACATATGATATTCAAAGGCAATCCGGGTACAGGCAAGACCATCGTAGCGCGGCTATTGGGTAAAATGCTGCATGGAATGGGCATATTGAGGGTAGGGCATATCATCGAAGTTGAAAGAGCTGATTTAGTTGGGGAATATATAGGTCATACCGCCCAGAAGGTAAGGGAACAAGTTAAAAAAGCATCGGGGGGTGTATTATTCATAGATGAGGCTTATTCTTTGGCCAGGGGAGGGGAGAGGGATTTTGGTAAAGAAGCCATCGATACCCTGGTTAAGGAAATGGAAGACAATAAAGATGATCTCATAGTCATTTTAGCCGGTTATAAAGATGAGATGGATTATTTTATTCGCATGAACCCGGGCCTGCGGTCGCGATTCCCCATACAAATGGAATTCAAGGATTATACTTTAGATGAGCTGGTTCAGATAGCCGAGCTCATGTTCGCTAAACGCCAATACAGTCTGTCGCTCGACGGCCGAAATAAGCTGTATTTGTTGCTTGCTAAAAAAAGATCAAATGACGACCAAAGGTTAGGCAATGCGAGGTTGGTAAGGAACCTAGTTGAAAACGCCATAAGAAAGCAGGCAGTCAGGTTGCACAAACAGAGCCGCATAAGCAAGAATGATCTGATAATTATCCGCAAGGAAGATATAGAGGAAGTTGATATGTGGTCATGA
- a CDS encoding GTPase domain-containing protein, which yields MKTCVLIGKPNVGKTLLLLNLAKFLGNKTIKLHFINADGNSMAKVYDIEVAKHYLCNRQPFSTMGIQWARINVGRQYIELVDTTGLTNDMPEAIDLRSAMAQTIIFIKNASILLHVVDASALSSQTLPIDDIDTVLSDTFGRNDNYLMLVNKIDMMDRTDGLSNKVTQAFNVSDDKIIYVSALNKTGFNGIINRINE from the coding sequence ATGAAAACCTGCGTTTTGATAGGCAAACCTAATGTGGGTAAAACGCTTTTATTGCTTAATTTAGCCAAATTTCTGGGCAATAAGACTATAAAACTGCATTTTATTAACGCTGACGGCAATAGCATGGCAAAGGTTTATGACATAGAGGTGGCCAAGCATTATCTATGCAACCGGCAGCCTTTTAGCACTATGGGCATTCAATGGGCAAGAATAAATGTCGGTCGTCAATACATAGAACTGGTAGATACCACTGGCTTGACAAACGATATGCCCGAAGCTATAGATTTGCGCTCGGCCATGGCGCAAACTATCATCTTTATAAAAAACGCGTCTATATTACTACACGTCGTCGACGCTAGCGCGCTATCCTCACAAACATTACCTATCGACGACATAGATACAGTGCTCTCCGATACTTTCGGCCGCAATGATAATTATTTAATGCTGGTTAATAAAATTGATATGATGGACCGAACCGACGGCCTTTCGAACAAAGTTACACAAGCTTTTAACGTCAGCGACGATAAAATCATATATGTTTCAGCATTAAATAAAACCGGCTTTAACGGGATAATAAACCGTATAAATGAATAA
- a CDS encoding DUF4829 domain-containing protein, which translates to MKIKSVHILVSLFVALGFLGACQTENENPITNPTSTMTPVEVVEQHFEAEKTNNMDAWLATMTEERREGFTDPDLFKYLKSLKINQIYELSGDELKDRLKHILNSEKAKEMNLSADNVAIVNVNFTAEYDPTKSPFSGTFEWTYILLRKNNDSPWLIQDWGEGYGGI; encoded by the coding sequence TTGAAAATCAAAAGCGTACATATTTTGGTTTCGTTATTTGTTGCTTTAGGCTTTTTGGGAGCTTGTCAGACTGAAAACGAAAATCCTATTACCAATCCGACAAGTACAATGACCCCTGTAGAAGTCGTTGAACAGCATTTTGAAGCTGAAAAAACAAATAATATGGATGCCTGGTTAGCCACTATGACGGAAGAAAGAAGAGAAGGTTTCACGGATCCTGATCTATTTAAATACCTTAAAAGCCTTAAGATAAATCAAATATATGAATTATCTGGCGACGAATTAAAAGATAGGTTGAAGCACATTTTGAATAGTGAAAAAGCGAAGGAGATGAATTTGAGCGCTGATAATGTCGCAATCGTTAACGTAAATTTTACTGCTGAATATGATCCCACGAAGAGTCCTTTTAGCGGGACATTCGAATGGACGTATATATTACTTAGAAAAAATAACGATTCCCCATGGCTAATTCAAGATTGGGGAGAAGGATACGGCGGTATATAA
- the lexA gene encoding transcriptional repressor LexA → MPIDLTVKQKQILDFIKSITEERGYPPSIREIGDAVGLSSTSTVHGYLKRLEAKGAIKRDPTKPRAMEVIYGEPSDDENISKVELANIPVLGRVAAGQPILAQENIEEYFPLPLDFIQNSEAFMLRVKGDSMYEAGILDNDYIVVRKQETAQNGDIVVALIDDDATVKRFYKEEDHIRLQPENPFMQPIIVKDVKILGKVIAVLRRL, encoded by the coding sequence ATGCCTATAGATTTGACTGTTAAGCAAAAACAAATACTGGACTTTATAAAAAGTATAACCGAAGAGAGAGGATATCCGCCTTCTATACGGGAGATAGGCGATGCCGTTGGACTAAGTTCTACTTCTACAGTACACGGCTATTTGAAACGTTTGGAGGCCAAAGGAGCTATAAAACGTGATCCCACAAAACCGAGAGCCATGGAAGTGATATACGGTGAGCCGAGCGACGATGAAAATATTTCAAAAGTAGAATTGGCAAATATACCTGTACTAGGACGCGTAGCAGCCGGTCAACCGATATTGGCCCAAGAGAACATAGAAGAATATTTCCCATTGCCGCTGGACTTTATTCAGAACAGTGAAGCTTTTATGCTCAGAGTTAAAGGCGACAGCATGTACGAAGCAGGTATATTGGATAATGACTATATAGTCGTACGCAAGCAGGAGACTGCACAAAACGGCGATATAGTGGTAGCCCTTATAGACGATGATGCCACCGTAAAACGCTTTTACAAAGAAGAGGATCACATAAGGTTGCAGCCCGAGAATCCCTTCATGCAACCTATTATAGTGAAAGATGTAAAAATACTCGGCAAAGTCATAGCTGTGCTAAGGAGACTATAA